ATGGGGCTGCAGGGGActcacaaagaattgatcccacttggctgggccaaaaaagGTTCTCAAAAGGTTtacagaggtggaagcagtagaaggatgtgggcaggaggaagatggggtggtatggagagaggtagtgcTATTGGGAGGAGGATAATATGgatgaagaatagtaataaggggggtgggggtagacaatgaaaACTGTGTAGTAGTAGATGGAGTGgtagatgttgggagagaggaaggggtgtattctgaaggttgagtaatgtcTTGGGTGGATGATTCAAAATGGATAGAGTTGATAGCAATCATCGACgaggggtattagtatcagtcggAGCCGTGGTCGGAAAACCAAAGAAATCAAATTCAGATAGattagttgatgaaggggcaagccttaatgcccctaataagggtaaaacatcttcattattggccatggtgagcctgagaTAAATGGGGAGATGAAACAGTCTACCCCTCCTGAcccccatgaggggtaagggctagacaattaaccaagggaaaaccatgcccatggctcctggaggccattcatgactgacacaaagtcagcctttgaTCCTTTCAGcttggctctcacaccttaggaagtggacagaagaaggggatgatgaagaagagaaggaaaggaaagggggagaagaaaagaccatgcaaaattagttaaggtGAAGGCTGAGGTCCAAAGTAGGGGTGGTCTCCTACATTGGGCCCCAATctttgtctcctaagccccccatgacaacaagaagcaagggatttggggatgaaagagaaggaaaaggaaaaaaggagaagaaaagaaagagaaggaaaaggaaaggagaagaaaagacatgcAATTGGTTGAGCCAAGCACTGAGACCAAAGGGAGGGGAGATCACCAACAATGATCATTAGTCTCTGTCCTTAAGCCTCCCCATAACAACAATGAgccttttgttgctgttttttcatCCACGATCTGTATGTACCTTTTAAACATTCTTTTTCCCAGTTTCTAATCTCAGTCGTCAAATCTATTACCAACAATTTTTGTAGACCCTATTACCAATAAATATAGTAGCATTATGAGTAAAAGTGGAAAaggtagacaaacatatagatggatagataatctAGAAAGAGACTGAGGGTTGGGCAGATAAATTACCTAAAATAAGACATTATAACTGGAATACTCTATAGACTAAGatgaatagatttttaaaaaaagaaatatgagtgAATGTGGATATATTCACAAGGTGAGACCAGTTACTgacatttccatttcctttctcacaaaaattataaaaattgaaACCTTTTaccctcattcatacttttttcaaCAATTATCACAGTATATTCTGTTCAGATAATAGAGATActtggatgggtggatgagtgggctACAAACAACATAACCGATAATTAAACTCACCACAGAAGTTAAGGAAAAGGCATCCCTGGAAGAAGTTAGTTCATATAAAGTAGTACCTGCTTGTACTGCCAGTATACTTGGTGGGGCAACACCTGCAAGAGACAAGAGCACTTGATTCTATTCTCATCTTTTCAGTCGTCACATTTGTCAACTAAATTCCTAACATTAAGCACGAGCACATACCCTTCATGAGGAACAGGTTCTTAATCTTACCTAGAAAAGTTCCAAACCAAAATGGCATCAGAGGCACATTAATAACGGGACTGGTGATGTTGATGAACCAATTTGGAAGGAAAGGCGTGATGCGTAAGAAGATGATGTAGAAGAGTAAATTATCCCTCTGCTTGTCAACCTGTGGATTAAATAAGGTTCTGCAGTCACTCagaaaaatacatgtattcacaATAACAGTTGTAGATTGTTGAAGAATTGTGACAGCATGCAAACTTAAAGTACTACATATAAGAAAAACTCATTTTCAATGATGATATCCCAGAAAATAATTGTACAACTAAATATTCCATTATGAATTTACTTTTGCCCTactaatacataaaaaatataattataaagactggagtatatattaatcaaaataagaaaaatacaagtgTATTCAACTTTCATGCCTTCCCTTTGCATAGCTCACCTTTTCTTGCCAAGACTTTGTGCGTTCTGGCATATATTTAAGGACAGCAGGTCTGCCTGCTAGGTAAGAGAGCAGGTAGCAGAAGGAAGCACCAGTAGCCGAGCAGAAGCAGATAAGTAGCAGTGCTATTTCCCACCTGAAGAGGAAACCTAAGGAAATACATGCTGCTGTTAATAAACAAGCTCACAATATTTTTACTTATCTTATTGTTACAGATGTGGTACAACACCAATAAGTGTCTAAGGCTTATTCTGCTGTGTCTGTGAAGCTCTGTGCAATCATGGGATAAAGCACTTCATGGTACAGTTTCCAAAGTATGTTTTGTGTGCGACTCTCACTGAAGATCAGAAATCTCATACATGGATCAAACAATATCAAAAACAGCAAACAGAAATTTTCCTTATAAAATTCACCCAAGAAATATGATAGAAGATTCAGCCCAGCAAGGACTGTGTCCCTTTCCCCCTATCAAAAATAAAAACGTTTTTCCAACAATATTCAAATGTTGAAAGTCACAATTTGCAAAGAACTCAATGAACATAACTGTTACATATCTGTCCATGtattatatacagtactaaaaatATCCAAGTCACAATTAGGAATACACTtgtactgtatatagatatatgactgaCATATTTGTAAAAACTTTCCACAAGattcagaaaaaacaaaaaaaacaaaaaagcaatagATGTTTCAGTTACTTCTTTCAGGTAGTCTTgtttcctaaaaaaaataatgatgacacaaAATCTTTCCAATCACATCACATAAAACACATTATCTATATTGTTGACCAAGTGCTACAGaatttattgcattattatttttatgcaaaCTGAGCAGCAAATTATATAAGCCATTTATTTATACTTTAATTTATCTAATCCGATCTTATAATTTAATGGGGATTACTGTTTCTGCAAATCAAAATATAGGTTCAATTCACAAAGATTTCCTTTATAGATATAACTCTTTACAATTTTGCAACTTACCTGAGAGAATGGATAAGAAGATGGAACCAGGAATGGCAAAGGTTTGTAAGCTGATATTTACATTAAGGaggaaatagattaataaaattttattgaaaatatatgaacaccccccccccccacacacacacacacacacactcactcgcactcgcactcgcactcgcactcgcactcgcactcgcactcgcactcgcactcgcactcgcactcgcactcgcactcgcactcgcactcgcactcgcactcgcactcgcactcgcactcgcactcgcactcacacacacacacacacacacacacacacacacacacacacacacacacacacacacacacatatgtatacatatatgtacatacatatacttacaaacatacatatagagatacatcTGAAATCCAACTTAGGCAGTTCATTAAAATGTCAGTTATTCATTTCAAACATTTGCACTTTTAAAAAGGATACAATATGTAAGTTACAAAGACTCCAGCTAACACTTCCAGGTAATATCTGTTCTTGTAGTGTGACAGTACACGACCTAAGTTCTTGGCATCCTCAATATCTGTTGGTAGCTTTATATACTGATACTCTTCCCTGTAAgaaagtcaataaataaatataataacaacaacaacaacaaatatctaTACTTGATGAAATACAATCAGCAATTCATGCTTTCCCAAACCTTAAAAGCAgtacaagaacaagagaaaactTCAAAACTTctcatataacaaaaataacttcaGTCTGAGACCAACTTACGGATCCATCTGTGGGAAGTTTGTGTATACGAATGCAAGAGCACTGAAGGACACTAAGAATATagcaacgagagagaggagggcacgctGGGTGTCCATACCCTCTGCCTTCTCCGCAGCTCCACGTTCACCTTTTGTCTGCGACATCTCTGAAACAAAGGAGGGAGCTATAACTAACGGGGAGAGGACACTGACGCACTTGTATGCTTGCACAGGACAAAGATAATGAGATGGaactgagaaaaaaaggaagaaaaatcaagaaaaatcaagaaaaagtaaggaagagaaaattatGCCACAAATTTTCCATTTCTAAAGAAAGGCTTATAAGTTGTACGTCTttgacaatgtaaaaaaaaatgtatatataatgatagcctTAGGGACCTACTCTAATATTCTGGTGCATGTTTGAccaaagatgaataaatacagaatataattattacaaaagAATCACCAACAACAAATCAGAAGTGACAATAGAACTGCATATCCACACAATGCATAATGATCATACACACAGTTTCTGTCAAATTGACCTAACAATATAAGCAAACAGATAGAAAATCACATACTAGGGTATTCTGAAACCATCTTCTAATATTTGAGTCAAATACTGCATATTAATTCAAATTAAGAATTTTAATTTactctttatcaaaatatatatttatccattttatgaaaaaaaacgaaatgtacATCTTATTCTAAGGAAAATTTATGCTAAACTGCTGGAATTGTAAATATACTGGATTTTCaggttttcattgtttttaataaCTTGTAAACACTCATtcataaaagagaaaatagacaaaaaaaaaaaaaaaaaaaaaaaaaaaaaaaaaaaaaatatatatatatatatatatatatatatatatatatatatatatatatatatatatatatatatacatatatatacatatatatatacatatatatacatatatacatatatatatatacatatatatatacatatatacatatatatatatacatatatatacatatatatatacatatatatatatatatacatatatatacatatatatatacatatatatacatatatatacatatatatatacatatatatacatatatatacatatatatatacatatatatacatatatatacatatatatacatatatatacatatatatacatatatatatacatatatatacatatatatacatatatatatatacatatatatatacatatatatatatatatatatacatatatatatacatatatatatatatatatatatatatatatatatatatatatatatatacatatatatatatatatatatatatatatatatatatacatacagccttATTCTGTATATTTACCAATGAATAACTGCTATTATGATATTCACATCACAGACAatattaaccccttcccaacaGGTCACGCGctgaggcgtcataacaaaccactcaaTCTATGGAGTCTGGCTATATGCCGTGGTGATGCACCAAAGTGCTACAAGCCGGGGGGTCGGCTTGATGAACCAGACTCCCACACTCAAAGTCAGCTCGTTGCCATTAATATCCAGAGTgtagttaaaaaagaaaacatttcacCCATCGGTAATTGGTTAACAGCAACAAGCGATGCCCTATCACTTTCTGAAGCCATATCACAGTTACCAGGATGAGGACTCAAATGCCTGACAACTCTTTAGGCCCAGAGTAACACACAAATATGTCTTTCCTCACTAGACCTTACCAAAAACTTTACCTATAATTATTGGCTTAATGATGTAGACTTATTCAAGAAAATCACTTCAAAATTTCCtatttagaaaacaaaaaaaatctacaaaaattGTACACACTCTGGAGTCAATACAAAGTAATTATATCCTGTACTGAATATGTACAAAATGTAAGTAACAACTTATGTTACAATAAGctggacaatatgtagtatatGGTAATAAAATCTACATGATATGATAGAACAAGACAAACCAAGACAAAGCTCTTCTAAGGCAATATGTGTGCAAAATTCTAGATGCATATACTACcacaggggtccagggggcgtagccccctggctaagcatatatatcagtatgggggtccagggggcatagccccctggctagtTGTATATTAGCACGGGGGTCCAGGGcccagagccccctggctagagAATATATACCccggtgttaggttaggttggatgttgggttaggacaTTTTGTATAACAACCAcggtcctgttttaccccataatttccctgatatacttcaagccctcccctgctattgggactatcaaatcaagattgtcgatggagatgATCCTATCTCTTCAACGATTCATTTGCTCAAGGAACAATGCCTTGAATCGCTGAAAGCAtgggatttcatgcagaaaaatatcaaaattgtttcaaaagtaacccactaccctcttctacatattgaccCAATAAGCTTAACTAGGCTATATATTTCTGACGTATGGCTTCTTTCCTCAAGGAAATGCAGAGATTGAGTCATTTTCTTATATTAAATGGTATGCTATCATTCCTAAAAACTTATTCTGTCGGTCCAAACTACAGCTTTTTAATTTTATTCCGTTTATCTTATTAAGAAGTTACACCGTCATTTCCTTTCGTGTTTCTGTAACTTAGACGTCATATTTCCTAATCAAACACTCAAAAGTACTCCTTCCTTCAACACATACTGCGACTACCAGAAACAAGACTTTATATTTACCGTCTAAATAAGATCTAGCTGCTACATTAACCAATCAGGAGGCATTAAAAGTTGCAAGAGCTCAGAGCCGTTTCACCGATGTGTCAACTCGGTGTAAACAGCAGACTACATCTTTGGAAAATATATCCCCGCATTTTAATACCCTTTTTCCTGAAAAAATATAAGCGAAAAATGCATGATATTACTAAATTCACGACTCGGATTTGTATTTCCTATTCTATGAGAGAGTTTCGCAGGATTTTCTCTTAGTTTTATCAAAATTTATGTTTGTGGACGCAAGATCATCGGCTATTGCGTCATAGTTAGCGAACACAGCTTCAGGCACTTCTGCTGAGTGTACTTACAAGGGGAGataatagttggatagatagatgaatagatagatagatagatgaaccgcATTCGTGTTgactaatgtagaaaaggtatgaatgaggatgaatatcttcacaatacaagagatatatttgaccggtttcaattatatctttgtcagatataatctaaaccggtcaaatacatctcttgtattgtgaagatcttcattctcattcataccttttatacatagatagataggtagatagatggacatatagactgacagaggtagatagacagatagatagataaacatacagacagacagatagatagatagatggacagacagaagacagacagatagaaagttaTCTTATAAGCTTATTTTTCGCTCCCCAAAAATCGCCGGCGTGCTGTCCATTGCATCATCTGCTCCTCTGCTTATCAGTTCCACACGTTAATCTCTGTCCATTTTCTCTCACTGCCTACTtcaccatctatctctttctgtggaATTCTACTGCTAGTGAAGGTGCCTATGTTTACTAATCCATCAAAGTGCGTACTAAAATTTATGTGAATTTGTTtcccaagattaaaaaaaaaaatttacaatgACTTTGATTGGCAGTGGTACTttagattactgttattatcagttataattgttgttgttgttgttattattattattattattattattattattattattattattattattattattattattattattattattattattattattaatatatttattattattattattattattattattgttgttattattactattattatcattatcatcattattactattattgttattatattttctactatcattattattattgttgttactatattttttactatcattattattattgatgttattattgtcattattactattattattattactattattattgttattgttattattattatcatactattactgttattactattgttattatcattattattatcatcgttactatcatcaccaccaccatcattaccaccattattatttattgaccaCTCTTTGAAATAAATTCAGTCACATGGCGTATGACCATAATCTTTTAATTGGCAAGTTCCAGGTGCGACTGTGAAGAGCAAATGAAAACAtcaggtgaagaagagagagaaatatattcgATTACTTCAGGTTGAGCGAAAAAAGAATTTAGAAAGTTTTAACTTGGTAACATGGAGGTAGCTACAGGACTGAAGATAACATATCAGTGACTAAACTTGCGTAATAGTTGTGGAGATTCTGTCCCTTTTTCGGTCAAAACTTGGAAAAGATATGGACTAGCGACAGTTTGCAGGAGGTTAAGAGGTTCATGGGAATGTTTGAAAAATACTACTAAATTTTCACCAACGGGCTGTGCGGtttgcgggaaaaaaaaaatcgaacccgGGGATTTTGAAGGCAGGCTGTTTCGGGATGGTGCTGGCAAGGTCAATATGAGTGCTTACTTAGACTTTGCGTATTGGGAGGGTTTCAAGAATAGTATCGAAATCTGTTGTCGAGCGTGAAGAAAGCGGTTTTTATAAATGTACACTTATTTATTCTTTCTACATGgtaaatgcgcgcgcacacacacacgcacgcacgcacgcacgcacgcacgcacgcacgcatgcacacacacacacacacacacacatgcacgcacgcacgcacacgaatatatatatatatatatatgtatattcgtgtgccccccccatatatatatatatatatatatatgtatgtatgtatgtatgaatgtatgtatgtatatatatacatatatacatatatatatgtatattagatatactaATATACAGACATGACAACGGTTGTGATATGTATTCACGAAAACTTTGCGGGCACTCACCTGAATgggtattatttttaaaaaatctaagaGTATCTGGCTTAAGTTTTATGTTGTATAATGAACCAGTATTTGTCATAGATGCTAATAGATGTCCCTCATGTTTCTAGATTTTGTCTTTTCGTAAGTAATTCTGAGTATGCGATACTTAGACTCGTACTTCTGTACAATACATAATAAGCAACAGATTATGTAtcttttttcgttgttatttaactcctttttcttttctctctctctctctctctctctctctctctctctctctctctctctctctctctctctctctctctctctctccctccctctccctctccctctccctctccctctccctctctctctctctctctctctctctccctcctcttctctcctctttcacataccttccctttcctttaagTCCCATTTATTTATGAAACTGATTTATTTTTTAGCCTCATGTCAGGTTTCCATCATATTTTTGTTGTAGTTAGTTTGATTAACAATATAGTTCTAAATGGGACTCACCCGAAAAGCCTTCGAGGACTACAGTATGCACGTCAACTCTGCTCCTCATTGGGACTGCGctcgtttctccctctccttttttctcttctctttcctcctcttggaGCTTCGAAGTCGGGAAGTCACCAAGATCTACTTCGGGAATCCCGGCTTCAGCAGCGACTAGCAAAAGCACGCAGGTTCTCTTCAGGTCGAGGCAAGATGCTTCTGACGCAGGTGTTTCCTGCAGACTAGCCGGAATTACCGAACAAGCGTGGGGAGGGATCAAAGCAGTGTCGTTTCCTTCGTCTGCGTCACCTGCGTTTGTGCGAGTGTGACAAGtggcttcttcttcgtcttgttcgcCTATGAAGAGGGTGGAGGAATCAGCTCTCGGTGAACCGCTTTCTGGAGTGGAGTTGGGCGTCTCCTCGTGCACTGGGGTTGACATCGAACTCTTACATGTAACTGTTTGATGAATGCGCTTTATTTCCCGGGCAATAA
The window above is part of the Penaeus chinensis breed Huanghai No. 1 chromosome 14, ASM1920278v2, whole genome shotgun sequence genome. Proteins encoded here:
- the LOC125032445 gene encoding transmembrane protein 41B-like, translating into MSTPVHEETPNSTPESGSPRADSSTLFIGEQDEEEATCHTRTNAGDADEGNDTALIPPHACSVIPASLQETPASEASCLDLKRTCVLLLVAAEAGIPEVDLGDFPTSKLQEEEREEKKGEGETSAVPMRSRVDVHTVVLEGFSEMSQTKGERGAAEKAEGMDTQRALLSLVAIFLVSFSALAFVYTNFPQMDPEEYQYIKLPTDIEDAKNLGRVLSHYKNRYYLEVLAGVFVTYIFLQTFAIPGSIFLSILSGFLFRWEIALLLICFCSATGASFCYLLSYLAGRPAVLKYMPERTKSWQEKVDKQRDNLLFYIIFLRITPFLPNWFINITSPVINVPLMPFWFGTFLGVAPPSILAVQAGTTLYELTSSRDAFSLTSVVLLGLAACLSLVPILLKNRLREKFD